A section of the Dehalobacter sp. DCM genome encodes:
- a CDS encoding molybdopterin-dependent oxidoreductase, with the protein MAKTGFGADKTVIKSLGFCSFGSGSNTAEVDVKDGKIIRTRPLRYDKEYALEGKYKPWEIEMNGKTFKASKKSLLPPFAYAYKKRAYSNNRVPYPMKRVDWNPEGERNPQNRGISKFERISWDEATDIIAKEIKRQYEKYGVGSILAQQDGHGETKVVHATHGCQVRLLELLGGCTIQARQPDSWEGWYWGAKHIWGMDHTGQGILANLFYDISKNTKMLLCWGCDPETTPWGWGGQMPSQMSFWFNEIGIKTVYICPDVNYSVAIHAGRWIPVLPNTDLALQFAIAYVWLTEGLYDKEYIDTHAIGFEYVEKVVMGEDDGIVKTPEWAEPICGVPARLIKALARKWHKDATTIAHCNGGSFIRSCYSHEPGRMEVVLLTMQGLGKPGRNQFKFLEWGMMGLEDQVPTPKGETMYHCMNAYNGGVHGYMDRFVPKTLVPKAIMTDETFSWYGNCINSLPTYDQYIYHQFPKEEGEPFLHMIWTDTPCWTTCWNGGNSFIDALRSDRLDFVLAQHPWLENDCLFADIILPVSTKFELEDIGFNAGDGSYYHLFYEGQAIDHIGESLSDWEIVGEIAKKLGLYEEYTRGRDVEKCIQDGFATSGAENEITYEEFKQKEYIISPTAEDWQDVPAGFYNFYSNPETYPLNTPSGKLEIYCPNLEKYFPNDVERKPYPQYIASGESHPQETRQSVRAQKYPFLIVSNHPKWRVHANMDDISWFREIPTCKVVGPDGYKYEPVWINPKDAKNLGIVSGDVVKVYNERGWVLGGAYITERIMPGVVLQDHGTRLDPIEPGVSDRSGANNLIAPTNTTSKNCAGEVTSGYLVGVEKVDVLALAKQYPDAFNREFDDSGVKLTNRIKEEK; encoded by the coding sequence ATGGCTAAAACAGGTTTCGGTGCGGATAAGACGGTTATCAAGAGTCTGGGCTTTTGCAGCTTTGGCTCCGGATCGAATACGGCGGAAGTTGATGTTAAAGACGGAAAAATCATACGGACAAGGCCGCTTCGGTACGATAAGGAATATGCCCTGGAGGGGAAATACAAACCTTGGGAAATCGAAATGAATGGCAAAACGTTCAAAGCATCCAAGAAATCGCTCTTGCCTCCATTTGCCTATGCTTATAAGAAACGGGCGTACTCTAATAACCGTGTTCCCTATCCCATGAAACGAGTGGACTGGAATCCTGAGGGAGAAAGAAATCCTCAGAATAGAGGAATCAGCAAATTCGAACGGATTTCCTGGGATGAAGCTACCGATATTATCGCCAAAGAAATAAAAAGGCAATACGAAAAATACGGTGTTGGCTCAATTTTAGCGCAGCAAGACGGGCATGGTGAAACCAAGGTCGTTCATGCTACTCATGGCTGCCAGGTCAGGCTTCTTGAACTGCTGGGTGGCTGTACGATCCAAGCCCGCCAGCCTGACAGTTGGGAAGGCTGGTACTGGGGTGCCAAACATATTTGGGGTATGGATCATACCGGCCAAGGTATTCTTGCCAATCTTTTCTATGATATCTCCAAGAATACCAAGATGCTTCTTTGCTGGGGATGCGACCCGGAAACAACACCATGGGGTTGGGGCGGGCAAATGCCCAGCCAGATGTCTTTCTGGTTTAATGAGATTGGGATCAAGACCGTGTATATTTGCCCGGATGTCAATTATTCCGTAGCGATCCACGCAGGCCGGTGGATACCTGTACTGCCCAATACAGACCTCGCACTTCAATTCGCTATTGCCTATGTCTGGCTGACTGAAGGTCTCTATGACAAAGAATACATTGACACACATGCGATTGGTTTTGAGTATGTAGAAAAAGTGGTTATGGGTGAAGATGACGGTATTGTCAAAACGCCGGAATGGGCAGAGCCGATTTGTGGTGTGCCGGCCAGACTGATCAAAGCCTTAGCCCGGAAATGGCATAAAGACGCAACGACGATAGCCCACTGCAACGGCGGTTCCTTTATTCGTTCCTGCTATTCCCACGAACCCGGCCGGATGGAAGTTGTTCTTTTAACCATGCAGGGCCTTGGTAAACCCGGACGGAATCAATTCAAATTCCTGGAATGGGGCATGATGGGTCTTGAGGATCAAGTGCCGACGCCCAAAGGCGAGACGATGTATCACTGCATGAATGCTTATAATGGCGGCGTTCATGGCTATATGGATCGTTTTGTACCGAAAACATTGGTGCCTAAAGCGATCATGACCGATGAAACATTTTCCTGGTACGGCAACTGTATTAATTCGCTGCCGACGTATGATCAGTATATTTACCATCAATTTCCGAAAGAAGAAGGTGAGCCTTTCCTTCATATGATCTGGACCGACACACCCTGTTGGACCACGTGCTGGAATGGCGGGAATTCTTTCATTGATGCACTGCGCAGTGACCGACTGGATTTTGTACTGGCTCAACATCCCTGGCTGGAAAACGACTGCCTGTTTGCCGATATCATCCTGCCAGTAAGTACGAAGTTTGAATTGGAAGATATCGGTTTTAATGCCGGAGATGGAAGCTATTATCACTTATTCTACGAAGGCCAGGCGATTGACCATATCGGAGAATCGTTGAGCGACTGGGAAATCGTCGGTGAAATTGCCAAGAAACTTGGATTATATGAAGAATATACCCGGGGCCGAGATGTTGAAAAGTGTATACAGGACGGTTTTGCTACGTCCGGCGCTGAGAATGAAATTACCTATGAAGAGTTTAAGCAGAAAGAATATATTATTTCGCCAACAGCAGAAGATTGGCAAGACGTTCCGGCAGGATTCTATAACTTCTATAGCAATCCGGAAACCTATCCGTTGAATACGCCGTCCGGCAAACTCGAAATTTATTGTCCGAATCTGGAGAAATACTTTCCAAATGATGTTGAACGCAAGCCCTATCCCCAATATATTGCCAGTGGTGAAAGCCATCCTCAGGAAACCCGTCAATCGGTAAGGGCGCAAAAGTATCCGTTCCTTATTGTCTCCAACCATCCAAAATGGCGTGTTCATGCCAATATGGACGATATTTCGTGGTTCAGAGAAATTCCCACCTGCAAAGTCGTTGGTCCCGACGGTTACAAATATGAACCTGTTTGGATCAATCCAAAAGATGCAAAGAATTTAGGGATTGTATCGGGGGATGTTGTTAAAGTATATAATGAACGCGGCTGGGTTTTAGGCGGCGCGTATATAACAGAAAGAATTATGCCGGGTGTTGTCCTGCAGGATCACGGTACGCGTCTTGACCCGATCGAACCGGGCGTCAGTGACCGCAGCGGGGCCAATAATCTCATTGCCCCGACCAACACCACCTCCAAAAATTGCGCCGGTGAAGTCACCAGCGGCTATCTTGTAGGCGTTGAAAAAGTGGATGTATTAGCCTTAGCCAAGCAATATCCCGATGCCTTTAACCGTGAATTCGACGACAGCGGCGTTAAACTGACCAACAGAATCAAGGAGGAGAAATAA
- a CDS encoding radical SAM protein: MDSLSEKMTSCSACPRHCAVDRSAGKKGVCRAGMNPKVALASVHHWEEPCISGTKGSGTLFFSHCNMRCVFCQNFDISQEDFGEEIPVDELARMMLGQQEHAVHNINLVSPTQYLYQIRDALILARQGGLHIPVVYNSNGYENAADLKALNGLVDIYLPDIKYADNQLGRKYSGVSDYFEKASAAILEMVSQVGSPVFDDDGMMQKGVLIRHLILPGQLENTKQILHWISDNLPKDIYVSLMGQYTPMYNAPEYPELARRLRQREYDTIIDYFFYIGLENGFVQELSSAKDVYTPKFRPKEIKDTH; encoded by the coding sequence ATGGATTCTTTGTCAGAAAAAATGACAAGCTGCAGTGCCTGTCCGCGGCATTGTGCCGTCGATCGCAGCGCTGGAAAAAAGGGTGTTTGTCGAGCCGGTATGAACCCGAAAGTGGCGCTCGCTTCTGTCCATCATTGGGAAGAACCGTGTATCAGCGGAACAAAAGGCTCCGGTACCCTGTTTTTTTCGCATTGCAATATGCGATGTGTCTTTTGCCAAAACTTTGATATCAGCCAGGAGGATTTTGGAGAGGAAATCCCTGTTGACGAGTTAGCCCGGATGATGTTAGGGCAGCAGGAGCATGCTGTGCATAATATCAACCTGGTTTCCCCGACGCAATATCTTTACCAGATCCGGGACGCATTGATATTAGCCAGGCAGGGTGGACTGCATATTCCTGTGGTTTATAATTCGAACGGGTATGAAAATGCCGCCGATCTGAAAGCTCTCAACGGTTTGGTCGATATCTACCTGCCTGATATTAAATATGCCGATAATCAATTGGGGAGAAAGTACTCCGGTGTATCGGATTATTTTGAGAAGGCATCTGCAGCGATCCTGGAAATGGTATCGCAGGTTGGATCACCTGTTTTCGATGACGATGGTATGATGCAAAAAGGCGTGCTTATCCGACATTTGATTTTGCCCGGACAATTGGAAAACACCAAGCAAATACTTCACTGGATAAGCGACAATTTACCAAAGGATATCTATGTCAGTCTGATGGGTCAATACACGCCAATGTATAACGCCCCCGAATACCCCGAACTGGCGAGAAGACTCCGGCAAAGGGAATATGACACGATTATCGATTATTTTTTTTACATAGGGCTTGAAAATGGCTTTGTTCAAGAGCTTTCCTCGGCAAAAGACGTTTATACGCCAAAATTTCGACCGAAAGAAATCAAAGACACTCATTAA
- a CDS encoding YetF domain-containing protein, producing MEQLLLVTWKSMLIFVILVVLSRSIGRKLLSQMSYFDFTVGITIGSISGSYVVQMIEGMWVLIAPVLLTLLAISFDFLNLKNLRFRKLADGEPVVVIRNGQILDKNMKKVRYHLDNLESQLRDKGIFDLGEVEFAVLEPHGILSVLKKSQHLPLTPKDMNTGTAYKGMPTPIIKDGQLFEHNLVRNNLSLEWLDSELKKRQVNRISDIFYAAVDTDHGLFLSVKENSLIYTPSKN from the coding sequence ATGGAGCAGTTGCTATTGGTAACTTGGAAATCCATGTTGATCTTCGTGATACTTGTAGTTTTATCCCGCAGTATCGGGCGTAAACTGCTTTCGCAAATGTCTTATTTTGACTTTACCGTCGGCATAACCATTGGCTCCATATCCGGTTCTTATGTTGTTCAGATGATTGAAGGCATGTGGGTTCTCATTGCTCCTGTACTGCTGACCTTGCTGGCCATCTCGTTTGATTTCCTCAACCTAAAAAATCTTCGCTTCAGAAAATTGGCGGATGGTGAACCGGTCGTAGTGATAAGAAATGGCCAGATTCTGGACAAGAACATGAAAAAGGTGCGCTATCATTTGGATAATTTAGAATCACAGCTGAGAGACAAGGGGATCTTTGACTTGGGTGAAGTTGAGTTTGCCGTGCTCGAACCTCATGGGATTTTAAGTGTCTTAAAGAAGTCACAGCACCTGCCGTTAACACCGAAGGATATGAATACCGGTACCGCATACAAAGGGATGCCGACGCCAATCATTAAAGACGGGCAACTCTTTGAACACAATCTGGTAAGAAATAATCTGAGTCTGGAATGGTTAGATAGTGAATTGAAGAAAAGGCAAGTGAATAGAATTTCCGATATTTTTTACGCCGCGGTAGATACGGATCATGGATTATTTCTGAGTGTGAAGGAAAATAGTTTAATCTATACACCCTCCAAAAACTAA
- the adhE gene encoding bifunctional acetaldehyde-CoA/alcohol dehydrogenase, with protein sequence MSNSNKVPAVKNNNCTIHDNITIGTNGSIDKLIDNAQNALLTYMEMSQEHVDSIVKEMALAGLKNQLVLAKLAVEETGRGVVEDKVIKNIFATEYIYHSIKYEKTVGIVEDNENEGYVEIAEPVGVIAGVTPVTNPTSTTLFKAIIAVKTRNPIIFAFHPSSQKCSVEAAKIVRDAAVKAGAPAGCIQWITEPSLEATRELMNHRGIALILATGGSGLVRAAYSAGKPALGVGPGNVPCYIEKSANIYRAVTDIIISKTFDNGMICASEQAVIVDNVICPEFIGYMKKLKCYFLSPEEIAQLEKVAVNADKGGINAEIVGKSAYAIAKMAGLNVPDDTKILIAELHGVGDSYPLSREKLSPVLAFYRVNDYKQGIAMADQMVRYGGLGHSAVIHSDDSKIIEEFAKAIKTGRLIVNAPSTHGAIGDLYNTNIPSLTLGCGSFGKNSTTANVTAVNLLNKKRLAKRKVNMQWFKIPDRIYFEYGSVQYLAKMPDISRAVIVTDKVMQQAGYVDTVLFYLRKREKYVHSEVFLDVEPDPSIDTVKRGVALIEAFQPDVIIALGGGSPIDAAKAMWMFYEFPEVDFEALTFKFMDIRKRIYKIPRIGAKARFVAIPTTSGTGSEVTSFTVITDKKTGIKYPIADYELTPDVAIVDPQFTLSIPASVTADTGIDVLTHALEAYVSVLASDYTDALAIKAIQLVFKYLPRAYRNGNDREAREKMHNASCIAGMAFTNAFLGINHSLAHKLGGEFHIPHGRANGIMLPHVIQYNSEIPNKITTFPKYDHYVATEKYADIATYLGMKHTSAEQGVKLLIDAVRTLIKEVGLPQSISQTGVSKDVFESKVSQLAEEAFQDQTTTANPRMPLIHELEELYRNAY encoded by the coding sequence ATGAGCAATAGCAATAAAGTACCTGCGGTCAAAAACAATAATTGCACGATACACGATAACATCACCATAGGCACCAATGGCAGCATAGATAAACTGATCGATAATGCGCAGAATGCCTTGCTAACCTATATGGAAATGTCACAGGAACACGTAGATTCGATTGTTAAGGAAATGGCTTTAGCCGGATTAAAGAACCAATTGGTTTTGGCTAAACTCGCTGTTGAAGAAACGGGACGGGGAGTTGTTGAAGATAAGGTTATTAAGAACATCTTTGCGACAGAGTATATTTACCATAGTATTAAATATGAAAAAACAGTAGGAATCGTTGAAGATAATGAGAATGAAGGCTATGTAGAAATCGCGGAGCCGGTAGGCGTCATTGCCGGCGTCACGCCGGTAACCAATCCTACCTCGACAACCCTGTTTAAAGCAATTATTGCTGTTAAAACTCGCAATCCGATTATTTTTGCTTTTCATCCATCCTCACAAAAATGCAGTGTAGAAGCGGCAAAGATCGTGCGAGACGCAGCCGTGAAGGCAGGTGCCCCTGCGGGATGCATCCAATGGATCACGGAGCCATCACTTGAGGCGACCCGGGAATTAATGAATCATCGGGGAATTGCTCTGATTCTGGCAACCGGCGGATCAGGATTGGTCCGAGCTGCTTACTCGGCTGGCAAACCAGCATTAGGCGTGGGACCAGGGAATGTCCCATGTTATATCGAAAAAAGTGCAAATATCTATCGGGCAGTTACGGATATTATTATTTCAAAAACGTTCGATAATGGTATGATTTGTGCCTCCGAGCAAGCAGTCATCGTCGATAACGTAATTTGCCCTGAATTCATCGGGTATATGAAGAAACTAAAATGTTATTTCCTATCGCCAGAAGAAATAGCACAGTTGGAAAAAGTAGCAGTCAATGCGGATAAAGGGGGTATCAATGCCGAGATTGTCGGTAAAAGCGCTTACGCTATTGCTAAAATGGCCGGACTCAATGTTCCTGACGATACCAAAATTCTGATTGCTGAATTACACGGTGTTGGCGATTCTTATCCGCTTTCCAGGGAAAAACTGAGTCCGGTGCTGGCTTTCTACCGTGTTAACGATTATAAACAAGGCATTGCCATGGCTGATCAGATGGTACGTTACGGCGGACTGGGGCACTCGGCAGTGATTCACTCCGATGATTCCAAAATCATCGAGGAATTTGCCAAAGCCATTAAAACCGGACGCTTGATCGTCAATGCCCCATCGACGCATGGGGCTATCGGTGATCTTTATAATACCAATATTCCCTCGTTAACCCTGGGCTGCGGTTCCTTCGGCAAGAATTCAACAACAGCTAATGTCACAGCCGTCAATCTGCTGAATAAAAAACGTTTGGCGAAACGAAAAGTTAACATGCAATGGTTTAAGATCCCTGATCGAATCTATTTTGAATACGGTTCGGTTCAGTATCTGGCTAAAATGCCCGATATCAGCCGCGCGGTTATCGTGACGGATAAAGTCATGCAGCAGGCCGGCTATGTTGATACCGTTCTTTTTTATCTTCGGAAGAGAGAAAAATATGTTCACAGCGAGGTTTTCCTGGATGTGGAACCGGATCCTTCCATTGATACGGTCAAACGGGGTGTCGCGCTTATCGAAGCCTTTCAGCCCGACGTCATCATCGCTCTCGGCGGCGGTTCACCAATCGACGCGGCGAAGGCCATGTGGATGTTCTATGAATTTCCGGAAGTCGATTTTGAGGCCTTAACATTTAAGTTTATGGATATCCGCAAGCGTATTTATAAAATACCGCGGATCGGAGCCAAGGCACGATTTGTCGCTATACCGACAACATCGGGGACAGGATCTGAAGTGACGTCCTTTACCGTGATTACGGATAAAAAAACAGGCATAAAATACCCGATAGCGGATTACGAGCTGACACCGGATGTGGCCATCGTCGATCCGCAATTTACCTTAAGCATCCCCGCCAGTGTGACTGCGGATACCGGTATCGACGTTTTGACACATGCGTTGGAGGCGTATGTCTCGGTGCTGGCATCTGACTACACCGATGCCTTGGCGATAAAAGCGATTCAATTGGTATTTAAGTACCTGCCGCGTGCCTATCGCAACGGCAATGATCGCGAAGCCCGAGAGAAAATGCATAATGCCTCTTGCATCGCCGGTATGGCCTTTACGAATGCTTTCTTGGGCATTAACCATAGTTTGGCGCATAAGCTAGGGGGGGAATTTCATATTCCGCATGGTCGGGCCAATGGAATCATGCTGCCTCATGTTATCCAATACAACAGCGAAATCCCCAACAAAATAACGACATTCCCCAAATATGATCATTATGTCGCGACGGAAAAGTATGCGGACATAGCCACGTATCTTGGCATGAAGCACACATCAGCTGAACAGGGCGTGAAGTTGCTTATCGACGCTGTAAGGACACTGATCAAAGAAGTCGGCCTGCCTCAGTCTATTTCCCAAACCGGTGTTTCTAAAGACGTATTCGAATCAAAAGTCAGCCAACTGGCAGAGGAAGCCTTCCAAGACCAAACAACGACGGCGAATCCACGCATGCCACTAATTCATGAGTTAGAGGAATTATATAGGAATGCGTATTAG
- a CDS encoding IS3 family transposase — translation MFLKKTRGDREEAGLSLVRHEFIYQAIKEENQEHNYPISTLCKFGKVSRAAYYKWLHREIPESEAENLRIADEIERIHEESPDKGYRRIKDDLERYHNIKANDKRVLRICRKLDIKSTIKYSNNGCTRQAANPQYIAENILNREFTSGAPNEKWLTDVTEFKYYVGIIKHKLYLSAILDLYDRRIVSYIIRDSNNNALVFDTFDAAIEANPDAHPIFHSDRGFQYTNRAFHAKLEAAGMTQSMSRIAKCIDNGPMEGFWGIIKRERYYGKRFTSRDSVVEMIEEYIDYYNNKRLQRNLGVLTPLEKHESYLQAA, via the coding sequence ATCTTTCTTAAAAAAACTCGAGGGGATAGAGAGGAGGCGGGACTAAGCCTGGTTCGCCATGAATTTATATATCAGGCTATAAAAGAAGAAAACCAAGAACATAATTATCCGATCAGCACCCTATGTAAGTTTGGAAAGGTATCACGAGCAGCATATTATAAGTGGCTGCATAGAGAAATACCTGAAAGCGAAGCAGAAAATCTTCGTATCGCTGATGAGATTGAAAGAATTCATGAGGAAAGCCCAGATAAAGGGTATAGAAGAATCAAGGATGATCTTGAGCGGTATCATAATATAAAAGCGAATGACAAGCGAGTTTTACGCATTTGTCGTAAGTTAGATATAAAATCCACCATTAAGTATTCAAACAATGGGTGTACACGACAGGCAGCCAATCCACAGTATATAGCAGAAAACATACTAAATAGAGAATTCACCTCTGGAGCTCCAAATGAAAAATGGCTTACAGATGTAACAGAATTCAAGTATTACGTTGGAATAATAAAGCACAAACTATATCTTAGTGCAATATTAGATTTATACGATAGACGAATAGTTTCATATATTATACGTGATTCTAATAATAACGCGCTGGTATTCGATACATTTGATGCTGCCATTGAAGCTAATCCGGACGCACATCCAATCTTTCATAGTGACAGGGGATTCCAATATACGAACAGAGCATTTCATGCGAAGCTTGAAGCAGCTGGAATGACCCAAAGTATGTCAAGAATAGCCAAATGTATTGATAATGGCCCAATGGAAGGCTTTTGGGGGATTATTAAACGAGAACGCTATTACGGAAAAAGATTTACCAGCAGAGACTCTGTAGTAGAAATGATTGAGGAATATATCGATTACTATAACAACAAACGATTACAGAGGAATCTTGGTGTATTAACACCTTTGGAGAAACACGAAAGTTATTTACAAGCAGCATAA
- a CDS encoding helix-turn-helix domain-containing protein yields MSKRKISGNEKLTAVLRYLDGKTSQNQIARDLNVSLASVQQWIFNYESMGADVFLMKGTKKYTKVLKIQAVEDYLAGLGSQTDICKKYGIRSKGKLQRWIKQYNGHEELRSSGTGGSTIMTKGRKTTFDERVEIVRYCIAHDHNYAETSEKHQVSYQQVRNYTVKYEVYGVEALRDNRGKRKSQDKMSELEKLRAENKILRAEKEQAEMEASFLKKLEGIERRRD; encoded by the coding sequence ATGTCAAAGAGAAAGATATCTGGCAACGAGAAGTTAACTGCTGTATTACGGTATCTAGATGGAAAAACTAGCCAAAATCAGATTGCCCGTGATCTTAATGTAAGTTTAGCATCTGTTCAACAATGGATTTTTAATTATGAGTCCATGGGAGCCGATGTTTTCTTAATGAAAGGAACTAAAAAATACACAAAAGTACTTAAGATACAAGCTGTTGAAGATTATTTAGCTGGTTTGGGCTCTCAAACTGATATTTGTAAAAAGTATGGAATTCGATCAAAAGGTAAGTTACAACGCTGGATAAAACAGTATAATGGTCATGAAGAACTAAGGTCTTCTGGAACAGGAGGAAGTACCATCATGACCAAAGGAAGAAAAACCACTTTCGATGAACGCGTTGAAATCGTGCGGTATTGCATTGCACATGATCATAATTACGCAGAAACATCTGAAAAACATCAAGTATCCTATCAGCAGGTGCGTAACTATACTGTTAAATATGAAGTCTATGGGGTTGAAGCATTAAGAGACAATCGGGGGAAGCGAAAGTCTCAGGATAAGATGAGTGAATTAGAAAAGCTGAGAGCTGAAAATAAGATTTTAAGAGCAGAAAAAGAACAGGCCGAAATGGAGGCATCTTTCTTAAAAAAACTCGAGGGGATAGAGAGGAGGCGGGACTAA
- a CDS encoding DUF2935 domain-containing protein, whose product MHASMNYVRMSLELHLFFARIMKEHSFFLETGFTQRDINFIQQADNFRTQFDTLLGEVISISDGAISQEVLQSGEIISPYTLRAEMASSFYTGVQIPTNLTQAEAGLTGGVVMRPNDMLVQAVSSINQRAMSLIAALAQFKSTILSQVLACKMFTNSYPLLIDHIMREAKFYWRMVQKIEARERMNLEAEILEQELFWNRIMAEHSKFIRGLLDPTEDELITTANNFGHEFDQLTAEAKAAIDKSIPILKVTEDSLRATRALRDFKAQGTNGIAECKIRSIIIPLLGDHTLREANHYLRLLKSYRQV is encoded by the coding sequence ATGCATGCATCTATGAATTACGTCCGTATGTCGTTAGAGCTGCATCTCTTTTTTGCGAGAATAATGAAGGAGCATTCTTTTTTTCTGGAGACCGGATTTACCCAGAGGGATATAAATTTCATCCAGCAAGCGGATAACTTCCGAACCCAATTTGATACACTTTTAGGCGAAGTCATATCCATTTCCGATGGGGCAATCAGCCAGGAAGTACTTCAGTCTGGAGAAATCATCTCACCGTATACATTAAGAGCGGAAATGGCGTCATCCTTTTATACAGGTGTTCAAATTCCAACCAATTTAACGCAAGCAGAGGCTGGGTTGACCGGAGGGGTAGTCATGCGGCCGAATGATATGCTTGTACAAGCTGTGTCATCAATAAACCAACGGGCTATGAGTCTAATTGCAGCCTTAGCGCAGTTTAAGTCAACGATCTTATCTCAAGTCTTAGCATGCAAAATGTTTACGAACTCTTATCCATTATTGATCGATCACATCATGCGCGAGGCTAAATTCTATTGGCGAATGGTTCAAAAGATTGAAGCGAGAGAAAGAATGAATCTCGAGGCGGAGATCCTTGAACAAGAGCTTTTCTGGAACAGGATTATGGCGGAGCATTCCAAATTTATTCGGGGGTTATTGGACCCGACTGAGGATGAGTTAATAACGACAGCCAATAATTTTGGCCATGAGTTTGACCAATTGACAGCGGAGGCAAAGGCAGCAATAGACAAATCCATTCCTATTTTAAAAGTTACGGAGGATAGTCTAAGAGCGACAAGAGCCCTCAGAGATTTTAAAGCACAAGGAACCAATGGGATTGCAGAGTGTAAGATCAGATCGATTATTATACCGCTACTTGGAGACCATACACTGCGTGAGGCTAACCATTATTTAAGACTCTTGAAGTCGTATCGACAAGTTTAA
- a CDS encoding lysophospholipid acyltransferase family protein, giving the protein MLRTILWYSCGWSFLVITYPMLWLATYYKHIGKKDKNRILVDRMTGRICRVLFYLTGSKIKITGLENVPEHGAVLFVSNHQGHADSLVIHGFINKPKGFVSVLEALKLPIINQWMEQMACVFINREDARQSTLCFNKAVDYLINGHSMVVFPEGRLSDGEEANDFKKGWLKLATKSGVPIVPISMNGSYKVLAKNGSRVKADTITCVISKPISINHLKKADEAEFIQKLRDTILENIASTL; this is encoded by the coding sequence ATGCTGAGAACGATCCTGTGGTATTCTTGCGGCTGGTCTTTCCTGGTAATCACATACCCCATGCTATGGTTGGCAACGTATTACAAGCATATCGGTAAAAAGGATAAAAACCGCATCTTAGTCGATAGAATGACTGGCCGAATTTGCAGAGTTTTGTTCTACCTGACAGGATCCAAGATAAAAATCACCGGTTTGGAAAACGTTCCGGAGCACGGTGCCGTTCTGTTTGTCAGTAATCATCAAGGACATGCAGACAGCCTGGTAATCCATGGTTTTATCAATAAACCGAAGGGCTTCGTATCGGTTCTCGAGGCTTTAAAATTACCTATTATCAACCAATGGATGGAACAAATGGCCTGTGTTTTTATTAACCGAGAAGATGCCAGGCAGTCAACACTATGTTTTAACAAAGCGGTAGACTATCTGATTAATGGCCATTCGATGGTGGTATTTCCTGAGGGCAGACTGAGCGACGGGGAAGAGGCCAATGACTTTAAAAAAGGATGGCTTAAACTCGCGACCAAAAGTGGAGTACCCATTGTGCCAATCAGTATGAATGGTTCGTATAAGGTACTGGCCAAGAACGGTTCCAGAGTGAAAGCAGATACAATCACCTGTGTCATTTCAAAGCCGATATCCATTAATCATTTGAAGAAAGCCGATGAAGCAGAATTTATTCAGAAACTAAGGGATACTATTTTGGAGAATATTGCTAGTACTCTGTAA
- a CDS encoding FMN-binding protein codes for MKIKKRYIILLIVIVLIVTAFFSVRNMLISSEQNLNYLMQEKIANVDLDNIPDGAYTGTYAASPIEAAVRVTVKDHAITAIEITKHENGRGEPAEAITNTVIETQNLDVDVISGATYSSKVILKAIENALNNAQ; via the coding sequence ATGAAAATAAAAAAAAGATACATTATACTCCTTATCGTTATCGTTCTCATCGTCACCGCATTTTTTAGCGTGAGAAATATGCTGATCAGTTCAGAACAAAATTTGAACTATCTGATGCAGGAAAAAATAGCCAATGTCGACTTAGACAACATACCCGACGGGGCTTACACGGGTACATACGCGGCATCTCCGATTGAAGCGGCAGTAAGGGTAACCGTTAAGGACCATGCCATTACAGCGATTGAAATAACCAAACATGAAAACGGGCGTGGCGAACCGGCTGAGGCCATAACCAATACAGTGATCGAAACTCAAAACTTGGATGTCGATGTTATCTCCGGCGCGACTTACAGTAGTAAAGTTATTCTTAAGGCAATCGAAAATGCATTGAACAATGCACAATGA